One segment of Rhodanobacter thiooxydans DNA contains the following:
- the flgK gene encoding flagellar hook-associated protein FlgK: protein MADMLSTGVSGLLAAQIGLSTVSHNVANANTDGYSRQLVSFGARLPEGQANYYVGTGVNTVAVQRAYSQFLNSSLWSATSAQGRASSMASLTGQLNDQLSGSSNLQTSLDSFFGAVQDMANAPSDAASRQVLLARAGGLASTFRALSGQFNQLSGQVQQQIGDAVDAINSDSRSIAKLNGLIRSSQATDGTPPADLLDQRDALVKKLAGQVGISVVPQNDNTISVFVGNGQALVTGTEAHALGTAANAYDATRKEVVGADSGAVLSGRIGGGTLGALLDFRGNVLDPAQNQLGRSAQALASAFNAQHAQGADLQGKLGGAFFDVAGPTVQAASSNSGSGTLDAAIGNIGALTGKDYVLSYDGSNWSMRDTNGNSVALAGSGTGADPFIAAGLSLVVGGSASAGDSFRVQPSRDAAASFSVAIDDPDKIAAAAPLKATAAAGNTGTAAPGVSISNGSDANLFNASSVVFASTTSYSIDGGPAQAFTPGQPITHNGWSMQLSGAPQAGDSFGVQANSNAQGDNSNALMLGKVANLGVLDGGVTSTGRAYSQLVSQVGSAGALANDDLSTQTAVYHQAMSSQQSVSGVNLDEEAANLLRYQQAYQASAQVISTANNIFGALLSAVKG, encoded by the coding sequence ATGGCTGACATGCTTTCGACTGGCGTGTCCGGGCTGCTTGCCGCGCAGATCGGGCTCAGTACGGTAAGCCACAACGTGGCCAATGCGAACACCGATGGCTATAGCCGCCAGCTGGTGTCGTTCGGCGCCCGGCTGCCCGAAGGACAGGCCAATTACTACGTTGGCACCGGCGTCAATACCGTGGCGGTGCAGCGTGCCTACAGCCAGTTCCTGAACAGCTCGCTGTGGTCGGCCACGTCCGCGCAGGGGCGCGCCAGCAGCATGGCCAGCCTCACCGGCCAGCTCAACGACCAGCTTTCCGGCAGCAGCAACCTGCAGACCTCGCTGGACAGCTTCTTCGGCGCGGTGCAGGACATGGCCAACGCGCCGTCGGACGCGGCCTCGCGGCAGGTGCTGCTGGCCCGCGCGGGCGGGCTGGCCAGCACCTTCCGCGCGCTGTCCGGCCAGTTCAACCAGCTCTCCGGCCAAGTACAACAACAGATCGGCGACGCCGTCGACGCGATCAACAGCGACAGCCGCTCGATCGCCAAATTGAACGGGCTGATCCGCTCCTCGCAGGCCACCGATGGCACCCCGCCGGCCGACCTGCTCGATCAGCGCGATGCGCTGGTGAAGAAGCTGGCTGGCCAGGTCGGCATCAGCGTGGTGCCGCAGAACGACAACACCATCAGCGTGTTCGTGGGCAACGGCCAGGCGCTGGTCACTGGCACCGAGGCGCATGCGCTGGGCACCGCAGCCAACGCCTACGACGCCACCCGCAAGGAAGTGGTGGGCGCGGACTCGGGTGCGGTGCTGAGCGGACGCATCGGCGGCGGGACCCTGGGTGCGTTGCTGGATTTTCGCGGCAACGTGCTGGATCCCGCGCAGAACCAGCTGGGTCGAAGCGCGCAGGCGTTGGCCAGCGCGTTCAATGCGCAGCATGCGCAGGGTGCAGACCTGCAGGGCAAGCTTGGCGGTGCGTTCTTCGATGTCGCCGGTCCGACCGTGCAGGCGGCCAGCAGCAACAGCGGCAGCGGCACGCTGGATGCCGCCATCGGCAACATTGGCGCGTTGACCGGCAAGGACTATGTGCTGAGCTACGACGGCAGCAACTGGAGCATGCGCGACACCAACGGCAACAGCGTCGCGCTGGCCGGCAGCGGCACCGGCGCCGATCCGTTCATCGCTGCCGGGCTGAGCCTGGTGGTGGGTGGCAGCGCTAGTGCCGGCGACAGTTTTCGCGTGCAGCCCAGCCGCGACGCCGCCGCGAGTTTCTCGGTGGCGATCGACGATCCCGACAAGATCGCCGCTGCCGCACCGCTCAAGGCCACCGCCGCGGCAGGCAACACCGGCACGGCGGCACCCGGCGTCAGCATCAGCAATGGCAGCGACGCCAACCTGTTCAACGCCAGCTCCGTGGTATTCGCCTCGACCACCAGCTACAGCATCGATGGCGGCCCGGCGCAGGCCTTCACCCCGGGCCAGCCGATCACCCACAACGGCTGGAGCATGCAGCTCAGCGGCGCACCGCAGGCCGGCGACAGCTTCGGCGTGCAGGCCAACAGCAATGCGCAGGGCGACAACAGCAACGCGCTGATGCTGGGCAAGGTCGCCAATCTGGGCGTGCTCGACGGCGGCGTCACCAGCACCGGCCGCGCCTACAGCCAGCTGGTCAGCCAGGTCGGTAGCGCCGGCGCGCTGGCCAACGACGACCTGAGCACGCAGACCGCGGTGTACCACCAG
- the flgB gene encoding flagellar basal body rod protein FlgB, translating into MSLTPDNLFGIHTQALDLWQRRTEVLANNLANADTPGYLARDIDFRKVLAAAGGASDTLPLQATGPGQIDAAGPAADGLAYRVPTQPSMDGNTVDAQAEQAAFAANGVHYQASLSFITAQIRMLRTAISGGQG; encoded by the coding sequence ATGTCCCTGACCCCTGACAACCTGTTCGGCATCCACACCCAGGCACTGGATCTGTGGCAGCGCCGTACCGAAGTGCTGGCCAACAACCTGGCCAACGCCGATACACCCGGCTACCTGGCCCGCGACATCGACTTCCGCAAGGTGCTGGCCGCCGCGGGTGGCGCTTCGGACACGCTGCCGTTGCAGGCGACCGGGCCCGGCCAGATCGATGCGGCCGGGCCGGCGGCGGACGGGTTGGCGTACCGCGTGCCGACCCAGCCGAGCATGGACGGCAATACCGTCGATGCACAGGCCGAGCAGGCCGCCTTCGCCGCCAACGGCGTGCACTACCAGGCCAGCCTGTCCTTCATCACCGCGCAGATCCGCATGCTGCGCACCGCCATCAGCGGAGGCCAGGGCTGA
- the flgH gene encoding flagellar basal body L-ring protein FlgH — protein MSVRRYPLVLFVLAVLAVLAGCASGPRAHDDAEWAPTPPPAPQVAPAQADGSIYHDQQNMELFTDPRAHRVGDILTVALVESTQASKKATTSTSKTDKAKIASPTVLGQNLSIGGKLANIGLDGERSFDGAGSSTQSNQLTGQITVTVAQRLSNGNLLVRGEKWLTINQGQELVRISGIVRPQDIGQDNVVPSTRVADARISYTGRGTLADANSRGWLSRFFNSKWMPF, from the coding sequence ATGTCCGTTCGTCGCTATCCCTTAGTGTTGTTCGTGCTGGCCGTGCTGGCCGTGCTGGCAGGCTGCGCCAGCGGCCCGCGCGCGCACGACGATGCCGAGTGGGCGCCGACGCCGCCGCCCGCGCCGCAGGTCGCGCCGGCGCAGGCCGACGGCTCGATCTATCACGACCAGCAGAACATGGAGCTGTTCACCGACCCGCGCGCGCACCGCGTGGGCGACATCCTCACCGTGGCGCTGGTCGAGAGCACCCAGGCCAGCAAGAAGGCCACCACCAGCACCAGCAAGACCGACAAGGCCAAGATCGCCTCGCCCACCGTGCTCGGCCAGAACCTGTCGATCGGCGGCAAGCTGGCGAACATCGGGCTGGACGGCGAGCGCAGCTTCGACGGCGCCGGCTCCAGCACGCAGAGCAACCAGCTCACCGGGCAGATCACCGTTACCGTGGCGCAGCGCCTCAGCAACGGCAACCTGCTGGTGCGCGGCGAGAAGTGGCTGACCATCAACCAGGGCCAGGAACTGGTGCGCATCTCCGGCATCGTGCGCCCGCAGGACATCGGCCAGGACAACGTGGTGCCATCCACCCGCGTCGCCGATGCGCGGATCAGCTACACCGGCCGCGGCACGCTGGCCGACGCGAACTCGCGCGGCTGGCTGTCGCGCTTCTTCAATTCCAAGTGGATGCCGTTCTGA
- the flgE gene encoding flagellar hook protein FlgE, protein MPFNIALSGLNAASSDLEVTANNIANTATTGFKGSRAQFAELFNAAGPNLSATQIGSGVRLTNVAQQFTGGSVETTNNSLDFAISGEGFFTLHDGKGYSYTRAGAFQKDQAGFVTNANGQRLQVFPALSNGTFDTSTLTDLQLLTSQNAAKATSTVQMSLNLPSDAVAPATPFDPRNDPTSYNQATPFTAYDSLGATHSGTVYFVKDPAANVWNANLYIDGASTGASQSITFNSSGALVAPANGKLSFPAVTVSPGSNPMQLTLDMSKATQFGNTYAASAINTDGYPTGVLASIDVSREGVVQAKYSNGQTTALGQLAMAQFSNEQGLRQLDNTNWAASYDSGTPVMGAAGNGTFGSVQAGALEASNTADLTAQLVNMIKAQRNYQANAQVISTDNQLTQTIINIRN, encoded by the coding sequence ATGCCTTTCAACATTGCATTGAGCGGTCTCAACGCGGCCTCCTCGGATCTCGAGGTCACCGCCAACAACATCGCCAACACCGCCACCACCGGCTTCAAGGGTTCGCGCGCGCAATTCGCCGAGCTGTTCAATGCCGCCGGCCCCAACCTCAGCGCCACCCAGATCGGCAGCGGCGTGCGCTTGACCAACGTGGCCCAGCAATTCACCGGTGGCAGCGTGGAGACGACCAACAACAGCCTCGATTTCGCCATCAGCGGCGAAGGCTTTTTCACGTTGCATGACGGCAAGGGTTACTCCTATACCCGCGCCGGTGCATTCCAGAAGGACCAGGCCGGGTTCGTGACAAACGCCAACGGTCAGCGACTGCAGGTGTTTCCGGCGCTGTCCAATGGCACCTTCGACACCAGCACGCTGACGGACCTGCAGTTGCTCACCTCGCAGAATGCCGCCAAGGCCACCAGCACCGTGCAGATGTCGCTGAACCTGCCCTCCGATGCCGTGGCGCCCGCCACGCCGTTCGATCCGCGCAACGATCCGACCAGCTACAACCAGGCCACGCCGTTCACTGCCTACGATTCGCTCGGCGCCACCCACAGCGGCACCGTGTACTTCGTCAAGGATCCGGCCGCCAACGTGTGGAACGCGAACCTGTACATCGACGGTGCCTCGACCGGCGCATCCCAGTCCATCACGTTCAACAGCAGCGGCGCGCTGGTTGCGCCCGCCAACGGCAAGCTGAGTTTCCCGGCAGTGACGGTCAGCCCGGGCTCCAATCCCATGCAGCTGACCCTGGACATGAGCAAGGCAACCCAGTTCGGCAATACCTACGCTGCCAGTGCAATCAATACGGACGGCTATCCGACCGGCGTGCTGGCCAGCATCGATGTGTCGCGCGAGGGCGTGGTGCAGGCGAAGTATTCCAATGGCCAGACCACCGCACTGGGACAGCTGGCCATGGCGCAGTTCTCCAACGAGCAGGGCCTGCGCCAGCTGGACAACACCAACTGGGCCGCTTCCTACGATTCCGGCACGCCGGTGATGGGTGCCGCCGGCAACGGCACCTTCGGCAGCGTGCAGGCCGGCGCGCTGGAGGCCTCCAACACCGCCGACCTCACCGCGCAGCTGGTCAACATGATCAAGGCACAGCGCAACTACCAGGCCAATGCGCAGGTGATCTCCACCGACAACCAGCTGACCCAGACCATCATCAACATTCGCAATTGA
- the flgJ gene encoding flagellar assembly peptidoglycan hydrolase FlgJ — protein MTPINSPSRALDTWTELSGFQQLRAQARSDGGKSALPAVAKQFEAIFTQMMLKSMRDANASMGSDIAGSEQVDSYRDMFDQQLSLSLANGRNGLGIAKMLVRQLGGKPHVAAGNVHGPLPAPVADVTNANVRALLQLGADDAAADGADGTAGSSGIMARPSTADAGSAWRQALDRMAQGALDVADTAAKLLPGGDPVGFVRALAPHAELAAKKLGVSVRALLAQAALETGWGAHLPSHGDGSSSFNLFGIKAGSSWDGDKVSVPTLEYENGVAVRRRDQFRAYDSPADSFADYARLLADSPRYAQALGQGENIAGFARALVHGGYATDPSYAAKITAIANSPQMREALATLRSSGEFK, from the coding sequence ATGACGCCGATCAACAGCCCATCGCGCGCGCTCGATACCTGGACCGAACTGTCCGGCTTCCAGCAGTTGCGTGCGCAGGCGCGCAGCGACGGCGGCAAGAGTGCGCTGCCGGCGGTGGCCAAGCAGTTCGAGGCGATCTTCACCCAGATGATGCTGAAGTCGATGCGCGACGCCAATGCCAGCATGGGCAGCGACATCGCCGGCAGCGAGCAGGTCGATTCGTATCGCGACATGTTCGACCAGCAGCTGTCGCTGAGCCTGGCCAATGGCCGCAACGGCCTCGGCATCGCGAAGATGCTGGTGCGCCAGCTCGGCGGCAAGCCGCATGTGGCCGCCGGCAATGTCCATGGCCCGTTGCCGGCACCCGTCGCCGACGTGACCAACGCCAACGTGCGCGCCCTGCTGCAGCTGGGTGCCGACGATGCTGCTGCGGACGGCGCCGACGGCACGGCTGGCAGCAGCGGCATCATGGCGAGGCCCTCGACCGCCGATGCCGGCTCGGCGTGGCGCCAGGCGCTCGACCGCATGGCGCAAGGCGCGCTCGACGTGGCCGACACCGCGGCGAAGCTGCTGCCGGGCGGTGACCCGGTGGGTTTCGTCCGCGCGCTGGCGCCGCATGCCGAGCTGGCCGCGAAGAAGCTCGGCGTGTCGGTGCGCGCGCTGTTGGCGCAGGCGGCGCTGGAAACCGGCTGGGGCGCTCACCTGCCCAGCCACGGCGACGGCAGCAGCAGCTTCAACCTGTTCGGCATCAAGGCCGGCAGCAGCTGGGACGGCGACAAGGTCAGCGTGCCCACGCTGGAATACGAGAACGGCGTGGCGGTGCGTCGACGCGACCAGTTCCGCGCCTACGACTCGCCGGCCGATTCGTTCGCCGATTACGCCCGCCTGCTGGCCGACAGTCCGCGCTACGCGCAGGCGCTGGGCCAGGGCGAGAACATCGCCGGCTTCGCGCGGGCGCTGGTACACGGCGGCTACGCGACCGACCCGTCGTACGCGGCCAAGATCACCGCGATCGCCAACAGCCCGCAGATGCGCGAGGCGCTGGCGACACTCCGCTCGTCGGGTGAATTCAAGTGA
- the flgG gene encoding flagellar basal-body rod protein FlgG yields MFSSLWVAKTGLDAQQTRMDVISNNLANANTTGYKSARASFQDLVYQNLRQPGGQTTEQTQAPAGLMLGTGVRVVGSEKLFTQGNIEQTGNSLDVAVQGRGFLQVTMPDGSIAYTRDGSLHLDQNGQIVTANGYAVDPAVSVPANAQSITIGSDGTISVSVPGQAATQQIGTVQLADFINPAGLQPNGDNLYLETASSGSPQIGQPGLNGLGTLAQGALESSNVNVVEQMVDMIETQRTYEMNSKAVSAADSMLQFLTNKT; encoded by the coding sequence ATGTTCTCATCCCTGTGGGTAGCCAAGACCGGCCTCGATGCGCAGCAGACGCGCATGGACGTGATCTCGAACAACCTCGCCAACGCCAACACCACCGGCTACAAGAGCGCGCGCGCCTCGTTCCAGGACCTGGTCTACCAGAACCTGCGCCAGCCCGGTGGGCAGACCACCGAGCAGACCCAGGCGCCGGCCGGGCTGATGCTGGGCACCGGCGTGCGCGTGGTCGGCAGCGAAAAGCTGTTCACCCAGGGCAACATCGAGCAGACCGGCAACTCGCTGGACGTGGCCGTGCAGGGCCGCGGCTTCCTGCAGGTGACGATGCCTGACGGCAGCATCGCCTATACCCGCGACGGTTCGCTGCACCTGGACCAGAACGGACAGATCGTCACTGCCAACGGCTACGCGGTGGACCCGGCCGTGAGCGTGCCGGCCAATGCGCAGAGCATCACCATCGGCAGCGACGGCACCATCAGCGTGAGCGTGCCGGGCCAGGCCGCCACGCAGCAGATCGGCACCGTGCAGCTGGCCGACTTCATCAACCCCGCCGGCTTGCAGCCGAACGGCGACAACCTCTATCTGGAAACCGCCTCCAGCGGTTCGCCACAAATCGGCCAGCCGGGTCTCAACGGCCTGGGCACGTTGGCGCAGGGCGCGCTGGAAAGCTCCAACGTCAACGTGGTGGAGCAGATGGTCGACATGATCGAAACCCAGCGCACCTACGAGATGAATTCCAAGGCGGTGTCCGCCGCCGATTCGATGCTGCAGTTCCTCACCAACAAGACCTGA
- a CDS encoding flagellar basal body P-ring protein FlgI: MLLGVVAPAHADKIRDLVQVAGVRSNQLIGYGLVVGLDGSGDQTTQAPFTTQSLENMLQQFGITVPASARPQLKNAAAVMVTADLPPFAKPGQTIDVTVASIGNAKSIRGGQLLMAPLRGADGNVYAVAQGSVVVGGISAQGKSGSSVQVNISASGRIPNGASVERVVASSFAGGGDLMLNLNTADFTTAARIATAINHAYGAGTAQPVDGGTVSVRGPQDPAQKVAWLGAIQNLDVQPGDAPARIVVNSRTGTVVIGSDVRVSAAAVAHGAIQVTISEQAQVSQPAPFSRGGQTAIVPSSSVQVSEEGAHMFKFGPGVSLDTIVRAVNQVGATPSDLISILQALKQAGALHADLVVI, encoded by the coding sequence TTGCTGCTCGGCGTTGTTGCCCCCGCCCACGCGGACAAGATCCGCGACCTGGTGCAGGTCGCCGGCGTGCGCAGCAACCAGCTGATCGGCTACGGTCTGGTGGTGGGCCTGGACGGTTCGGGCGACCAGACCACGCAGGCACCGTTCACCACGCAAAGCCTGGAGAACATGCTGCAGCAGTTCGGCATCACCGTGCCGGCCAGCGCGCGGCCGCAGCTGAAGAACGCCGCGGCGGTGATGGTCACGGCGGACCTGCCGCCGTTCGCCAAGCCCGGCCAGACCATCGACGTCACCGTGGCCTCGATCGGCAACGCCAAGAGCATTCGCGGCGGCCAGTTGCTGATGGCGCCGTTGCGCGGCGCGGACGGCAACGTCTACGCGGTGGCGCAGGGCAGCGTGGTGGTAGGCGGAATCAGCGCGCAGGGCAAGAGCGGCTCCAGCGTGCAGGTGAACATCTCCGCCAGCGGGCGCATCCCCAACGGCGCCTCGGTGGAACGCGTGGTGGCCTCCTCGTTCGCCGGCGGCGGTGACCTGATGCTGAACCTCAACACCGCCGACTTCACCACCGCCGCGCGCATCGCCACCGCGATCAACCATGCCTACGGGGCTGGCACCGCGCAGCCGGTGGATGGTGGGACCGTGTCGGTACGCGGCCCGCAGGACCCGGCGCAGAAAGTGGCGTGGCTGGGCGCGATCCAGAACCTCGACGTGCAGCCGGGCGACGCACCGGCGCGGATCGTGGTGAATTCGCGTACCGGCACCGTGGTGATCGGTTCGGACGTGCGGGTCAGCGCCGCCGCGGTGGCGCATGGCGCGATCCAGGTCACCATCAGCGAGCAGGCGCAGGTCAGCCAGCCCGCGCCGTTCAGCCGTGGTGGGCAGACCGCGATCGTGCCCAGCAGCAGCGTGCAGGTCAGCGAAGAAGGCGCGCATATGTTCAAGTTCGGCCCCGGCGTGAGCCTGGATACCATCGTGCGCGCGGTGAACCAGGTCGGCGCCACGCCGAGCGACCTGATCTCGATCCTGCAGGCGCTGAAGCAGGCTGGCGCGCTGCATGCCGACCTCGTGGTGATCTGA
- the flgF gene encoding flagellar basal-body rod protein FlgF: MDRSLYVAMTGATQMMRAQSEVAHNLANADTVGFKAQLSAFQPLSVQGPGMPTRINGVAQGLGVDMREGGQVETGRELDVSVQGQGWIAVQGADGSEGYTRAGELRLTPDGLLTDARGNLVLGEGGPISVPQSAQMNIGADGTVSVVPMGQGPETIAAVGRIKLVNPATDQLALGSDGLMHLSGGGTADVDPAVTLKSGVLESSNVNPSQTLVQMIQLSRQYELQIRAIHSADENAQSASRLLQMT; the protein is encoded by the coding sequence ATGGACAGATCGCTTTACGTAGCCATGACCGGCGCCACGCAGATGATGCGGGCGCAGTCCGAGGTGGCGCACAACCTGGCCAACGCCGACACGGTCGGCTTCAAGGCGCAGCTGTCGGCGTTCCAGCCGTTGTCGGTGCAGGGCCCGGGCATGCCCACGCGGATCAACGGCGTGGCGCAGGGCCTGGGCGTGGACATGCGCGAGGGCGGTCAGGTCGAGACCGGCCGCGAACTCGACGTGTCGGTGCAAGGGCAGGGCTGGATCGCGGTGCAGGGTGCTGACGGCAGCGAGGGCTATACCCGCGCCGGCGAGCTGCGGCTGACTCCCGACGGCCTGCTCACCGACGCCCGCGGCAACCTGGTGCTTGGCGAGGGCGGCCCGATCAGCGTGCCGCAGAGCGCGCAGATGAACATCGGCGCCGATGGCACCGTGTCGGTGGTGCCGATGGGGCAGGGACCGGAGACGATCGCCGCTGTCGGCCGCATCAAGCTGGTCAACCCGGCAACCGACCAGCTCGCGCTGGGCAGCGACGGGCTGATGCATCTGAGCGGCGGCGGCACGGCAGATGTCGACCCGGCGGTCACCCTGAAGTCCGGCGTGCTCGAATCCAGCAACGTCAACCCGTCGCAGACCCTGGTGCAGATGATCCAGCTGTCGCGCCAGTACGAATTGCAGATCCGCGCCATCCACAGCGCCGACGAAAACGCGCAGTCGGCTTCGCGCCTGCTGCAGATGACCTGA
- a CDS encoding flagellar hook assembly protein FlgD, with protein MSDMNVSGVGSSAAQAASVGKEKTLGQADFLSLLVQQMRNQDPTKPMDSSQMVSQLAQISQVSATQSLQTSFDSLGKSLQGNQMLQASGMVGRSVTVPSAVGQLQASGLDGAVNVPDGGGTVLVQVTDASGNVLRTLNLGTPTAGLVAFHWDGKDEGGTTLPVGAYGLKAQAGSTAVATYVAGRVNGVGMTGSDGVYLDVDGFGGALLSQVAQIN; from the coding sequence ATGAGCGACATGAATGTTTCCGGCGTAGGCTCCAGCGCCGCGCAGGCGGCCAGCGTGGGCAAGGAAAAGACCCTCGGCCAGGCCGACTTCCTGAGCCTGCTGGTGCAGCAGATGCGCAACCAGGACCCGACCAAGCCGATGGATTCGTCGCAGATGGTCAGCCAGCTGGCGCAGATCAGCCAGGTCTCGGCGACGCAATCGCTGCAGACCTCCTTCGACAGTCTGGGCAAATCGCTGCAGGGCAACCAGATGCTGCAGGCCAGCGGCATGGTGGGGCGCAGCGTCACCGTGCCATCGGCGGTCGGCCAGCTGCAAGCCAGTGGTCTGGATGGCGCGGTGAACGTGCCCGATGGTGGTGGCACGGTGCTGGTGCAGGTCACCGACGCGAGCGGCAACGTGCTGCGCACGCTCAACCTGGGTACGCCCACGGCAGGCCTGGTGGCGTTCCACTGGGACGGCAAGGATGAAGGCGGCACGACGCTTCCCGTCGGTGCCTACGGACTCAAGGCACAGGCCGGCAGCACCGCCGTGGCGACTTACGTGGCCGGCAGGGTCAACGGCGTGGGCATGACCGGCAGCGACGGCGTCTATCTGGATGTGGATGGTTTTGGTGGGGCCCTGCTGAGTCAGGTCGCGCAGATCAACTGA
- a CDS encoding chemotaxis protein: MGGTLLEKVEQHTRLAGHNRVAMLLFRLGDEQLFGINVFKVREVLRRPPLERMPGVHALLAGSCDYRGQTIPVIDLAAALGYAPLREVESAHLMVTEFSRSVQGFLVADLQRMVQCAGETLVAPPSNLGFGARVNAVTRIDGALMAVVDVEHVLASIDAAPAELSVQMQRAADTRALSSRRVMVVDDSLIARRRLVGLFKQMNIECVVATDGREALERLQQLAAGDPADGVKLVVSDIEMPRLDGYALTRAIRETPGLRQLKVVLHSSLSGIFNEAMVKEVKADGFVAKFQPDLLAQAVLELLPEPAEAPAG, translated from the coding sequence ATGGGCGGCACGTTGCTGGAAAAAGTGGAGCAGCACACCCGGCTGGCCGGGCACAACCGCGTGGCCATGCTGCTGTTCCGGCTCGGCGACGAACAGCTGTTCGGCATCAACGTGTTCAAGGTGCGCGAGGTGCTGCGACGTCCGCCGCTGGAACGCATGCCGGGCGTACATGCCTTGCTGGCCGGCAGTTGCGACTACCGCGGGCAGACCATCCCGGTGATCGACCTGGCCGCCGCGCTGGGCTATGCGCCGCTGCGCGAGGTGGAGTCGGCGCACCTGATGGTGACCGAGTTCAGCCGTTCGGTGCAGGGCTTCCTGGTGGCGGACCTGCAGCGCATGGTGCAGTGCGCGGGCGAGACGCTGGTGGCGCCGCCGAGCAACCTGGGCTTCGGCGCGCGGGTCAACGCGGTAACCCGCATCGATGGCGCGCTGATGGCGGTGGTCGACGTGGAGCACGTGCTGGCCAGCATCGATGCGGCACCGGCCGAACTGTCCGTGCAGATGCAGCGCGCCGCCGACACCCGCGCGCTGTCGTCGCGGCGGGTGATGGTGGTGGACGATTCGCTGATCGCCCGTCGCCGGCTGGTCGGCCTGTTCAAGCAGATGAACATCGAGTGCGTGGTGGCGACGGATGGCCGCGAGGCGCTCGAGCGCCTGCAGCAACTCGCTGCGGGCGATCCTGCCGATGGGGTCAAGCTGGTGGTGTCGGACATCGAGATGCCGCGCCTGGACGGCTACGCGCTGACCCGCGCGATCCGCGAGACGCCGGGCCTGCGCCAGCTCAAGGTGGTGCTGCACAGCTCGCTCAGCGGCATCTTCAACGAGGCGATGGTGAAGGAGGTCAAGGCCGACGGCTTCGTCGCCAAGTTCCAGCCGGACCTGCTGGCGCAGGCCGTGCTGGAGCTGCTGCCGGAGCCGGCGGAAGCGCCGGCAGGCTGA
- the flgC gene encoding flagellar basal body rod protein FlgC — MSLFSIFNVAGSGMAAQSLRLNTVASNLANADSVATTPEAAYRAREPLFAAVKNRLDGSDAPGEGVQVLGVSESQAAIPSRYEPGNPLADADGYVYSSNVNPVDELVNMISASRSYQNNVEVMNSTRQLMQKTLDLGK, encoded by the coding sequence ATGTCACTCTTCTCGATTTTCAACGTGGCCGGTTCCGGCATGGCGGCGCAGTCGCTGCGCCTGAACACGGTGGCCAGCAACCTCGCCAATGCCGACAGCGTGGCGACCACGCCGGAAGCGGCCTACCGCGCGCGCGAACCGCTGTTCGCCGCGGTGAAGAACCGGCTGGACGGCAGCGATGCGCCGGGCGAAGGCGTGCAGGTGCTCGGCGTCAGCGAGAGCCAGGCGGCGATCCCCAGCCGCTACGAACCCGGCAACCCGCTGGCCGACGCCGACGGCTACGTCTACAGCAGCAACGTCAACCCGGTGGACGAGCTGGTCAACATGATCTCCGCCTCGCGTTCGTACCAGAACAACGTCGAGGTGATGAATTCCACGCGCCAGCTGATGCAGAAGACGCTGGACCTGGGCAAGTGA